TTTGATGGGTAGCTTACTCCAATATTTATGTTGTTTTTGAAATATCTTATTGGTATGTTGTCAACAAAAAACCTATTAATAGagtatttattcaaaaaaatttattaataactaAATTATGCCAATTTTATATCAAACACACCCTAAACTATTGATTTCATACATAGGATTGATActaaatattattactattcggAGGTAGGTTAGAGAAGAAAGACGATCAATTAGCTCTTTTTATAGGCGGTTAAATTTAAATCCTTGTCAAaagtgaaaaagaagatttCAAACAATAGATTAACCTATGATTCACTTTTCAGTATTTTCAATTTGTATTGTTTCTCTAAAATCATAGGTGTTTTTTATCTAAATAATTTTACTATCTGATTTTACATTCCAAAAGATACCATAAAAAATCATGttgaatatttataaatatcgATTAAGTAATCCTATAGTGGGAAACAATAACTTTTATAACCAATGGTTGTTAATCTCTAATTCTGTGACCAGTAGCGGATGTAAGGAGCCTATTTTTAGCGCCCAcatcaaattataaattatattgaatttcataaaaaaatattatcaaaattttaGAAGATCTCAAGTAAAAAAATCATAGCCACCCTTCCATTTTTTCATGTCAGTCTAATCATTAACGACTCCATAATTAAAATCCTGGTTTCAACTATGCTCTTgatccaaacccacaaaaatatttgattaTCACAAATaagtaagaaaaatattttctttcttgtttaagtttgatgatgatgttgtttgattttgaattcagtTTTGTAAACTCCAAAGATTACATGTGAGTTAGTCTCTCACATTAAAAAAACAGAAGATAATACGTCATTTATAAACTTGTAAAGTAAATTTTTGTCAATTAATTTACTTATCTGAATTATTTAGActcattttctaaattttatcaGATATATATTAATACATTTAAACGACTTGAGGCAATTAAGCAATAATGATACTTACACAATGTGTTGTTGATTCCAAAGGATCTTGTAGGTGTGAAAATCCAGAGTTGGATCAAACCAAAGATGAATTCTATGTTCTCTACCTCCATATCCATTTACAAACACATTAGTTTGCAATGTTATTGGTTTATTTTCTCTATTCCCCAAGAATTCAAAGTCTAGCTCGTCTTGCTCGTGACCTCCTGAACTCAACtgcaaatcaaaatttaaatttaattaatcgtAATGGGTGTAATTCATACGTGTCTGTTTAGTTTAATACTTTATCGTTTTATTTACgactttcttaaaaaaaaaaaggtatattAGAGAATCCCTATAATAAATGAGAGTTTGTAGGTGAGGAGAATTGTGTTAGCTTTTGATAGAGTTGGTTTTTTTAATATGGTATTAGAGTTAGCGCCTAGCATATGATAAGAGGTACgcgttcgaatctcaaccacctcttatttaaagtaaaatatttaatatcatGTTATGTATAAGGAGAATATGTGCTCCACTCACACTTCTAACCCAAAGGGCTCTTATTGAAAGGGGCGTGTTaaagtataaaatattttaggacctcaaccattagcttaagcttttaattaagttatttcttgACAAACGAAATTGTTATAAGGATGAAAGAGAActctataaataataattatataagtaataaatatatattcatcATTTAAAAAATACTATACGTAATATGCTGTAACAACTCCTGCAGAATCATATGCTGGCAATTTTAAACTGACGCTAAAGAATCCTGATCCATAAGCTCGCTTCGATTCGAACCCAGCACCTCCTACATTAATATTTTCACATTCTCTATATAATTAGTCGCAACAATGAATTTGTCTACCAGAAAACTAATGAGCAACGTACATCTACCGAGacttaaaaacatttttttgaaacattgtaaacattttttgaaaatttgttaaaatactAATCAATCTCGATTAAGTTATAATAATTCATAGTATTGGATAACCTATTCAAAATACACCCAATTATATTAGTGAAACACACAGCAATACTTTGGTTCATTTTGAAAAGGTTAGCTCtcgtataaattattttgaattaattaatagtaGAGATTATTTTAAGTAGATGGtcaattgaaattattttaaacatattttcCAACATTTTTAACACTATACATTAATACATTTCAAGTTTACAACATATCATCTTTATCGTATCATATTATAAAATTGTTCTATATCTTTATCAAATTGTTTTAGATGGACAAACCATTAGGGTTCAAGAcaatgatattatatatatatatatatatatatatatatatatatatatatatatatatatatatatatatatatatatatatatatacatatatatatatatatatatatatatatatatatataagcattTTCGCAATGGTATTTTTGAAATATCCATGCAATAATAattacactaattcttaaatgagacggtcttactGTGAAATCATCTCTATAGGGCTaacccaatatatattttttgtcttaaagtaatcacttatactattaattaatgtgattacttataattttaaaataataattttttatagttttagtgtgattacttataattttaaaataattatttatgatcttaaagtaatgaATTAAAGAAATGGCCTAATTATGTAGAGCCATCACATAATAAgacggtttcatacaagacggactataattaattaatggtCTAAGGTACTTCCATCGTATAATTACATGAAGTACATACTacgataaaaattaaattattttaaatatcaaGGGAGTGTTTGTTTGGGAAAAAATTTTCGttcattttaactttataatACATTATTCTTCAATTAATTAAACTACAAGTAAACAAAAGtgcttttactttttaatattttctcccttcttaataaacttaaaaatttttatgtcaaacaacaaaaaaataaataaatagcatctcatttgagaatttatatATTacgtattatttatttattaattgaaaaataaaaaaataaaatataattatgtgaATGAAATAACATCTAGCTAAGATATAATGAGGAAAAAATTATAACCCGACGTATTCGATAAAAAGATCTGAACTTCTGAACCATTATTCACAACATTTTCATACCCCCAATTAACACTATAATTCTCATCAAAAATAGGCTGTTCCTTGGAACTACTAAATAATCCGCCAATAAAGAGCATGACAATTACTAGTTTACCGGTTAGATTATACGATGCCATACTATAATTAGaatggaaattttattttttcttgataaatagaaaaatgaatttttgaaGCGAAATTATTAGGTAATAAAAAATAGTTGATAGAATTTACATAtgcaatatatataaaaaaagtgaggattttcaattaatattatgtatgaatatatatatatatatatatatatatgtatggatGAGAAATTTCAAAGTGTTGCATGGACGTCAATTTAAGGCAAAGAAAGTGTGAGTGTTAATTATTTCATGCATTATTTGCCACCTTTTATGTCCTACACGTAAAATACTACACCCATTATTTTGGATCCTATACTAAGATCATTTTTAATTCAACTGATTTCtactaattaaaaatagatctttactgattaaaattgatttttattgatggtaCCTGATTTTCActgat
The sequence above is drawn from the Amaranthus tricolor cultivar Red isolate AtriRed21 chromosome 5, ASM2621246v1, whole genome shotgun sequence genome and encodes:
- the LOC130813616 gene encoding xyloglucan endotransglucosylase/hydrolase protein 2-like, which produces MASYNLTGKLVIVMLFIGGLFSSSKEQPIFDENYSVNWGYENVVNNGSEVQIFLSNTSGAGFESKRAYGSGFFSVSLKLPAYDSAGVVTAYYLSSGGHEQDELDFEFLGNRENKPITLQTNVFVNGYGGREHRIHLWFDPTLDFHTYKILWNQQHIVFFVDNIPIRYFKNNINIGVSYPSKPMKIEASIWDGSSWATDGGKTKIIWSHAPFRAYFTGFNIDGCPISNARSASIVPCNSPNYWWNTQKYWELNSSEQKAYEIVKHHFVTYDYCNDKNRHPTPPPECSDQ